A genomic stretch from Antarcticibacterium flavum includes:
- a CDS encoding 30S ribosomal protein S16: MPVKIRLQRHGKKGKPFYWIIAADARAPRDGKYLEKIGIYNPNTNPATIEMDVDGAVKWLQNGAQPTDTARAILSYKGVLLKHHLAGGVRKGALTEEQAEEKFQAWLEEKEGKVTAKKEGLSKEQEAEKKKALDAEKEANAKREAEANAAAEAEAAANDAAAKTEEGEPEADLSNEVDAQTAEEAKADEKQAGENMK, translated from the coding sequence ATGCCTGTAAAAATAAGATTACAAAGACACGGTAAAAAAGGGAAACCATTTTACTGGATTATTGCTGCCGATGCTCGTGCACCACGAGATGGAAAATACCTTGAGAAAATAGGTATTTACAATCCAAACACCAACCCTGCTACTATCGAAATGGATGTAGATGGAGCGGTAAAATGGTTACAGAACGGAGCGCAACCAACAGACACTGCACGTGCGATCCTTTCTTACAAAGGAGTACTTCTTAAGCATCACCTTGCAGGTGGAGTAAGAAAAGGAGCTCTTACTGAAGAACAAGCCGAAGAGAAATTCCAGGCATGGTTGGAAGAAAAAGAAGGAAAAGTTACTGCTAAGAAAGAAGGTTTAAGCAAAGAGCAGGAAGCTGAAAAGAAGAAAGCTCTTGATGCTGAGAAAGAAGCTAATGCCAAGCGTGAAGCTGAAGCAAATGCTGCTGCTGAAGCTGAAGCTGCTGCCAACGATGCTGCTGCAAAAACTGAAGAAGGAGAGCCAGAGGCAGATCTTTCTAATGAAGTAGATGCACAAACTGCTGAAGAAGCAAAAGCAGACGA
- a CDS encoding ferritin-like domain-containing protein, giving the protein MKFTEKISGMLNDLLEKNYDTEKNYRYAGENAQDPQLKSFFNERAQERYDFGHELKSEIRTFGESPEKGSSIGGDIQRSWMNLKTTFSANKNEALLEEVVKGEKAAVDEYNEVLQHTDLPPSTQNVLMKQRNAITAALNKVKSLEQRA; this is encoded by the coding sequence ATGAAATTCACAGAGAAGATCTCCGGGATGTTGAATGATCTTTTGGAAAAGAACTATGATACAGAGAAAAATTATCGCTATGCAGGGGAGAATGCACAGGATCCGCAGCTAAAATCCTTTTTTAACGAAAGGGCACAGGAGCGTTATGATTTTGGACATGAGCTTAAAAGTGAAATAAGGACTTTTGGTGAAAGCCCCGAAAAAGGTAGTAGTATAGGAGGAGATATACAGCGTTCCTGGATGAACCTAAAAACTACCTTCTCCGCTAACAAGAACGAGGCGTTGCTTGAAGAGGTTGTAAAGGGTGAAAAAGCTGCAGTAGATGAATATAATGAGGTCCTACAACATACAGATTTACCTCCTTCAACCCAAAATGTGTTGATGAAACAACGTAATGCCATAACAGCGGCACTTAATAAAGTAAAATCACTGGAACAAAGAGCTTAA